A stretch of the Oncorhynchus clarkii lewisi isolate Uvic-CL-2024 chromosome 9, UVic_Ocla_1.0, whole genome shotgun sequence genome encodes the following:
- the LOC139416195 gene encoding actin filament-associated protein 1-like isoform X1, with protein sequence MRWEATMRRDPILFASRAMEELVCELRLFLDLLDREYLSSGVREKKMLISNILHRVLNANEPSFKSEIHSSLPAPPQMPLPEIPQPWLPPDNGPPPLPSSSLPEGYYEEAVPLSPGKAPEYITSNYDSDQMSSSYESYDEEEEDGKGRGKKMRHQWPSEEASMDLVKDARICAFLLRKKRFGQWTKLLCVIKDNKLLCYKSSKDQAPQMELVLSGCSITHVPKDGKKKKHELKIVHQGADALVLAVQSKEQAEEWLKVMREVCSNGGDSDGAGAGSPVHKPDLEKKVSCDRPSSDGEPPHENGHTVTDCKDQGKGKKDSQKSQKGGTLGKGAGKKITKIIGLGKKKPSTDEQTSSAEEDIPTCGYLNVMSNNRWRERWCRLKDNQLLLHKDRADLKTHMASLPLRGCEVSPGLDSKHPFAFRLLRNGQEVAVLEASSSESMGRWLGVLLAETGSTTDPAALHYDYIDVETTANVIQLAKQSFCFTSKRVVSPNPYLDNPVNGYACPSGMALHYDDVPINGTDPEALYSSPATGGRRLREEVLYEDADLYENMPSPKLAARYSPKPSLLASSSSHGKTPGPVKSKFLSSSSSANTNTKAGTQLKGKKAPVTNGTASKQKVDKNQAKKTNGTTSGASVKRNNSSAEQYKYGKNRVEADAKRLQAKEEELMRRKQDIRNRLTQLKKDRKDLRTAMEASTGKRSAASLVERLKKVEDECKLKEDERVSLELELTEVKESLKKALSGGVTLGLTIEPKSGTSSPQSPVLLRRTLENSPISSCDTSDTESCSTLPVNSASLLRRTANQKPSTVRGHVLRKAKEWEMKTGT encoded by the exons aGCCCTCGTTCAAGTCAGAGATCCACAGCAGCCTCCCGGCCCCCCCTCAGATGCCCCTCCCAGAGATCCCACAACCCTGGCTG CCTCCAGACAACgggcctcctcctctccccagctcGTCTCTCCCAGAGGGCTACTATGAAGAGGCCGTCCCCCTCAGTCCTGGAAAAGCCCCAGAATACATCACCTCCA ACTACGATTCGGACCAGATGAGCAGTTCGTATGAGTCGtatgacgaggaggaggaggacgggaagGGTAGAGGGAAGAAGATGCGACACCAGTGGCCTAGCGAGGAGGCCTCCATGGATCTCGTCAAGGACGCACGCATCTGTGCCTTCCTGCTGCGCAAGAAACGCTTCGGCCAGTGGACCAAGCTGCTCTgtgtcatcaaggacaacaagcTGCTG tgCTACAAGTCATCTAAAGACCAGGCGCCCCAGATGGAGCTAGTGTTATCAGGCTGCAGCATCACACACGTCCCCAAGGACGGCAAGAAGAAGAAACACGAGCTGAAGATAGTGCACCAGGGAGCAGATGCCCTGGTCCTGGCCGTGCAGAGCAAAGAGCAGGCGGAGGAGTGGCTCAAG gtGATGAGGGAGGTGTGCAGCAACGGAGGGGACTCAGATGGAGCAGGCGCCGGGTCTCCTGTACATAAGCCCGACCTGGAGAAG AAGGTGTCATGTGATAGGCCGAGCTCAGATGGCGAGCCGCCCCATGAGAACGGACACACCGTCACCGACTGTAAGGACCAAG gtaaaGGAAAGAAGGACTCTCAGAAGAGTCAGAAGGGAGGCACGCTGGGAAAAGGGGCGGGAAAGAAGATAACTAAGATAATTGGCCTGGGCAAAAAGAAGCCGTCCACTGACGAACAGACATCTTCAGCCGAGGAGGACATACCCACCTGTG GCTACCTGAACGTGATGTCCAATAACCGCTGGCGTGAGCGTTGGTGTCGTCTGAAGGACAACCAGCTGTTGCTCCATAAGGACCGCGCTGACCTGAAGACCCATATGGCCAGCCTGCCCCTCCGAGGCTGCGAGGTCAGCCCCGGGCTAGACTCCAAACACCCCTTCGCCTTCCGCCTGCTCCGCAATGGACAGGAGGTGGCTGTACTGGAG gcGTCCTCCTCAGAGAGTATGGGTCGGTGGTTGGGGGTGCTGCTCGCTGAGACTGGTTCCACCACAGACCCTGCTGCCCTGCACTACGACTACATAGACGTAGAGACTACCGCTAACGTCATCCAGCTGGCCAAGCAGTCCTTCtg CTTCACTAGTAAACGTGTTGTATCTCCCAACCCCTATCTGGACAACCCTGTGAACGGTTATGCCTGCCCCTCTGGAATGGCACTGCACTATGATGATGTGCCCATCAATGGAAcg GACCCAGAGGCGTTATACTCCAGCCCTGCCACCGGAGGGCGACGTCTGAGAGAGGAGGTGTTGTATGAGGATGCTGACCTCTATGAGAACATGCCTTCGCCCAAGCTGGCCGCCCGCTACTCCCCCAAGCCCAGCCTCCTAGCCTCTTCCTCCAGCCACGGCAAAACCCCTGGCCCTGTTAAATCCaaattcctctcctcctcttcctcagctaacactaacactaaagCCGGTACTCAG CTGAAGGGAAAGAAGGCCCCAGTGACCAATGGGACAGCGTCTAAACAGAAGGTGGACAAGAACCAGGCCAAGAAGACCAATGGAACAACCAGTGGAGCATCTGTGAAACGCAACAACTCCA gcGCAGAGCAGTATAAGTACGGTAAGAACCGCGTGGAGGCGGACGCAAAGCGGCTGCAGGCTAAAGAGGAGGAGCTGATGAGGAGGAAGCAGGACATCAGGAACCGTCTGACCCAGCTGAAGAAGGACCGGAAAGACCTGCGCACCGCCATGGAGGCCAGCACCG gtaAGCGTTCTGCTGCGTCTCTGGTGGAGCGGCTGAAGAAGGTGGAGGACGAGTGCAAGCTGAAGGAGGACGAGAGGGTGAGCCTGGAGCTGGAGCTGACGGAGGTCAAGGAGAGTCTGAAGAAGGCCCTGAGTGGAGGAGTCACCCTGGGACTCACCATTGAGCCCAAGTCTGGCACCTCCAGCCCGCAG TCCCCAGTGTTGCTGAGGCGTACCCTAGAGAACTCTCCCATCTCCAGCTGTGACACCAGCGACACAGAGAGCTGTTCTACTCTGCCCGTCAACAGCGCCTCCCTCCTCCGCAGGACGGCCAATCAGAAACCCTCGACCGTCCGCGGCCACGTCCTCAGGAAGGCCAAG
- the LOC139416195 gene encoding actin filament-associated protein 1-like isoform X2, producing MRWEATMRRDPILFASRAMEELVCELRLFLDLLDREYLSSGVREKKMLISNILHRVLNANEPSFKSEIHSSLPAPPQMPLPEIPQPWLPPDNGPPPLPSSSLPEGYYEEAVPLSPGKAPEYITSNYDSDQMSSSYESYDEEEEDGKGRGKKMRHQWPSEEASMDLVKDARICAFLLRKKRFGQWTKLLCVIKDNKLLCYKSSKDQAPQMELVLSGCSITHVPKDGKKKKHELKIVHQGADALVLAVQSKEQAEEWLKVMREVCSNGGDSDGAGAGSPVHKPDLEKKVSCDRPSSDGEPPHENGHTVTDCKDQGKGKKDSQKSQKGGTLGKGAGKKITKIIGLGKKKPSTDEQTSSAEEDIPTCGYLNVMSNNRWRERWCRLKDNQLLLHKDRADLKTHMASLPLRGCEVSPGLDSKHPFAFRLLRNGQEVAVLEASSSESMGRWLGVLLAETGSTTDPAALHYDYIDVETTANVIQLAKQSFCFTSKRVVSPNPYLDNPVNGYACPSGMALHYDDVPINGTLKGKKAPVTNGTASKQKVDKNQAKKTNGTTSGASVKRNNSSAEQYKYGKNRVEADAKRLQAKEEELMRRKQDIRNRLTQLKKDRKDLRTAMEASTGKRSAASLVERLKKVEDECKLKEDERVSLELELTEVKESLKKALSGGVTLGLTIEPKSGTSSPQSPVLLRRTLENSPISSCDTSDTESCSTLPVNSASLLRRTANQKPSTVRGHVLRKAKEWEMKTGT from the exons aGCCCTCGTTCAAGTCAGAGATCCACAGCAGCCTCCCGGCCCCCCCTCAGATGCCCCTCCCAGAGATCCCACAACCCTGGCTG CCTCCAGACAACgggcctcctcctctccccagctcGTCTCTCCCAGAGGGCTACTATGAAGAGGCCGTCCCCCTCAGTCCTGGAAAAGCCCCAGAATACATCACCTCCA ACTACGATTCGGACCAGATGAGCAGTTCGTATGAGTCGtatgacgaggaggaggaggacgggaagGGTAGAGGGAAGAAGATGCGACACCAGTGGCCTAGCGAGGAGGCCTCCATGGATCTCGTCAAGGACGCACGCATCTGTGCCTTCCTGCTGCGCAAGAAACGCTTCGGCCAGTGGACCAAGCTGCTCTgtgtcatcaaggacaacaagcTGCTG tgCTACAAGTCATCTAAAGACCAGGCGCCCCAGATGGAGCTAGTGTTATCAGGCTGCAGCATCACACACGTCCCCAAGGACGGCAAGAAGAAGAAACACGAGCTGAAGATAGTGCACCAGGGAGCAGATGCCCTGGTCCTGGCCGTGCAGAGCAAAGAGCAGGCGGAGGAGTGGCTCAAG gtGATGAGGGAGGTGTGCAGCAACGGAGGGGACTCAGATGGAGCAGGCGCCGGGTCTCCTGTACATAAGCCCGACCTGGAGAAG AAGGTGTCATGTGATAGGCCGAGCTCAGATGGCGAGCCGCCCCATGAGAACGGACACACCGTCACCGACTGTAAGGACCAAG gtaaaGGAAAGAAGGACTCTCAGAAGAGTCAGAAGGGAGGCACGCTGGGAAAAGGGGCGGGAAAGAAGATAACTAAGATAATTGGCCTGGGCAAAAAGAAGCCGTCCACTGACGAACAGACATCTTCAGCCGAGGAGGACATACCCACCTGTG GCTACCTGAACGTGATGTCCAATAACCGCTGGCGTGAGCGTTGGTGTCGTCTGAAGGACAACCAGCTGTTGCTCCATAAGGACCGCGCTGACCTGAAGACCCATATGGCCAGCCTGCCCCTCCGAGGCTGCGAGGTCAGCCCCGGGCTAGACTCCAAACACCCCTTCGCCTTCCGCCTGCTCCGCAATGGACAGGAGGTGGCTGTACTGGAG gcGTCCTCCTCAGAGAGTATGGGTCGGTGGTTGGGGGTGCTGCTCGCTGAGACTGGTTCCACCACAGACCCTGCTGCCCTGCACTACGACTACATAGACGTAGAGACTACCGCTAACGTCATCCAGCTGGCCAAGCAGTCCTTCtg CTTCACTAGTAAACGTGTTGTATCTCCCAACCCCTATCTGGACAACCCTGTGAACGGTTATGCCTGCCCCTCTGGAATGGCACTGCACTATGATGATGTGCCCATCAATGGAAcg CTGAAGGGAAAGAAGGCCCCAGTGACCAATGGGACAGCGTCTAAACAGAAGGTGGACAAGAACCAGGCCAAGAAGACCAATGGAACAACCAGTGGAGCATCTGTGAAACGCAACAACTCCA gcGCAGAGCAGTATAAGTACGGTAAGAACCGCGTGGAGGCGGACGCAAAGCGGCTGCAGGCTAAAGAGGAGGAGCTGATGAGGAGGAAGCAGGACATCAGGAACCGTCTGACCCAGCTGAAGAAGGACCGGAAAGACCTGCGCACCGCCATGGAGGCCAGCACCG gtaAGCGTTCTGCTGCGTCTCTGGTGGAGCGGCTGAAGAAGGTGGAGGACGAGTGCAAGCTGAAGGAGGACGAGAGGGTGAGCCTGGAGCTGGAGCTGACGGAGGTCAAGGAGAGTCTGAAGAAGGCCCTGAGTGGAGGAGTCACCCTGGGACTCACCATTGAGCCCAAGTCTGGCACCTCCAGCCCGCAG TCCCCAGTGTTGCTGAGGCGTACCCTAGAGAACTCTCCCATCTCCAGCTGTGACACCAGCGACACAGAGAGCTGTTCTACTCTGCCCGTCAACAGCGCCTCCCTCCTCCGCAGGACGGCCAATCAGAAACCCTCGACCGTCCGCGGCCACGTCCTCAGGAAGGCCAAG